Part of the Lolium rigidum isolate FL_2022 chromosome 6, APGP_CSIRO_Lrig_0.1, whole genome shotgun sequence genome, TTCTCTGCTCAAAAAACACCATTTGAGGCAATAAAAAAGTTGAGCATGGATGTACTGTAGCCTATATTTGTAGAATGATCATCATTAAAGTTCAAGAGTGGACATTTCTTTTTGCTCTTCAATATGTAAATTGCAATGTTCTATACTGGTTGTTATTTATTTCAAGGAAGCAGATGGGCATGTTCTGTTTCTTGATGTATTCATTAGTAGCTTCAGTATCATTTGTACCTCCGTGGGACTTAAGAACTGCTTTGTTTTCTTTTCCTGTAGGCAAGAAGGGTTTGATATTCTCGGCCTGAGTTGGGCGTTGGCACTAGCAATACTGCTTTCTCGCACCATCCCGAGGTAAACCAGGCCACTCGCCCCCATGCTGATGTGATCCCTACATTTACTAATTTGAATTTCGCAAATTTGTTTCCATGGCTTGTGATGAAAGCCTGCATCTCATACTGGATTCATAGGATAGGTTTGGAGTTCATGTTACTCTAACATACTAAGTACACTTTATGTAAAAAAAATCCGTGGTTCTCTATTCAAATGCAGGGAGACACCAAGGAAAAACGGTATTTGTTTTTTCTTGCCAGTTTTAAGCGGCATCTACTTAATGTTATTTTTCACTAGGAGTGAGTTCATAATTTTGCTACAGTTTGATGTTTCTCATCTGGTATGTCGTCGTCGTTGGGTTGTCATTATTGGCTTGATAGCTATGCCAGAGCAAATCCCGTTAACTTACGGCCAAATTTTCAATGCTCATCGCTTGCTTGTCGTTTCATTTACTATGTCGTCGTCGATGATATGTTCACTCTTGACTGATTTAAGCAGATGTCGTGGAGTTTGGGTACTTTGGCTCCCTCGGCCCCAAGCACTGGGGGAGGCTGAACCCCAACTTCACGCATTGCTCCAAAGGAATCACCCAGTTTCCTATCGGCATCAGGACCGACGAGGCTGTTTACAAGCCAAGCTTTATCCGCCGGAATTACACCACTGCAAACTCCACCCTTGTCAACAACATCTTAAACATCGCGGTAAATTTATTTCTGAACCAGTCGCTTATGTATATCTGCCTTTCAGTTTGTGGTTTTTCATCCTCTTGCTGAAAATTTATCTAATTGTTTCCATTATTTGTGTTCTTATTCTGATTGACTGATCGATATCAACAGGCTTAAGAATGAGTTGTCGCACGTGGATGGTCACATGCCTTTCTCACAGGTTTGCGGTGGAGCAACACATGGTTCACATCAGTGACGACAAcaatttgcatatttttctagaTTCGGCCTTGCTGTCGTACAAATATATTTACAGGTGATACCAGAACTTTGTTGTAGTTTGATCACCACAAAAAATAGGATTATCCGTAATAACAACACATCATTAGGTGATTCAGTAAAAAAAATGTCTGCACAAATTACTTTGCATTGCATTGTTCTTGAAAATGGAAGTAATATCACCATGTTTTCAGTTAAATTTCGGCCAAGATGGTTCTGGGATATCACTTCGAAAGAAGAAAAGCTAGAAATTTTTCTGGTTAGTTAGGGAAGTATATATTTATTAGTGCAGCTTGCAAGTATAAACATGTTATATTATTAGCAAATCCATGAAGGGACTGGTCATCTTCATCAAACCACTTCACAATGCTCATGAAAGCTAATAGTTTACAATTTAGTCAGTAATAAACTAAAATTTGAAAATGTAACAGTTATTGGTTCTTCATCATTCTCCTCTTTTATTCCCATTGAATTTCATATAAAATGGACTACATATGAAAATCCAAATTATATGTTATCATCTCATATTAATGAAGTAAATTCAGATTCACAGTTGCGGAGCTCTGCTGTACACACTACACACACAACACCGACTATTATCTATTGCCTGACAATTAATAAGGTCTCCTGAAAACATTAAGCTCCCTAGGAATGGGAAGCCGTGGTTACTCCAAGTGGGGGGCGCTGCTTTTGTGGCTGGCCTATCGGCATATGGGTCGCATATGGGGTTGCTATTTTTATATGGGCTTATATTAGATTAGATTACCATGTTCTTTTGGTTTGAACaaaatattttctttttttcttactTGAAAACCTGCTATTAATTTCAGGAATTTAGTAAGTAAACTAAATATTAATGAAATAGGAAAATATATAAGTGTCAAATTTAGCTCCGTTGCGTGACTCTGCTCTGTGCATGATATATTTGATGAAATATATGAGTAAGCTCCAAGGAAAATATGTGGGTTCCAAGTATTGAACTGTTGTGGTTAATTTCTGCTTCCTCTCTTTCTCCTCGAAGCATGACCATTTCCAATAATGTGAATGCTTTGTTTCATAGCCCGAGAAGGAAGTTGTTGCACTGCAGCTCAAATGGATCTGGTTCAGTTAGTATTTGGACTATCAGTACTCATTACTACTGAAAAAATATCATTATTTCACAAATTAGTTGAGCATGTATGTTGAggatttttctcttttgtttatagGTTCAAAAAGGTATAGCTTAGCCTTGTATGATGCGAAGATTCTGGATTAGACATAAGCTGGAATAATTATACTTGTACGGGGCTCCTACCATTTGACCAATTGCCTACCTCCTTCCAGGTTCTTATTTTTTTTGCAAGTGAATCCTGGTGAGTAACATGGTCCCTTACGGATGGAGCCTCAGCATAACTGTGACTTGGATTACCAAAACCACGATTGCAATGATGGAGGGCATCATGACACGGAAATACATCCTCCCCTGATCAATCTATATTGCTTGCTTTGAGCGGCAGTTTAGCCTATTATTATGCCTGTTTTGGTGCAGTACAAGAAGTTCATGGGTTGCAATTTTTAGATGAATATTGATGTTCTTTGGAGAACTATGTTACTATTGTCTGTATCTCTGAATATTGGGAGTTATTAGCTTTTTCTTTTGTCAAACAGAAATTATGGAAAACTCCAGATTGCTTGAAtcatgtgtttgcaagatggcatTGAGTATTATCTTATCCTTTTGTGTTTCTGTTTTGCTCTACGCATATCATCTCATTTCGTCCAAACCAAGCTATAAAATACTCCAGCAATCATGCCCTTTGTTGTAACTTACaaaagatgaaaagagctcagTTCAGCAACAAATTTTCTTAACAGGTTCACACTGCTGagtaaactaaataaaaataGAAGGATAGATTACAAGAGACAAAATTATGTACAACGGCTAAATTGATATTTCTATATAAAAGCATCCTcgggtcttgctttgtttttggtggcggtcctcgggtttctcgcaagcgaagatgaagatctaccggaggtcagtttgctttgatctggctagagagatgagttccggaaagctccactggcgaatggaacagtgcatattatgcctgcagtttgctggatcgggtggtattcggtcgcgcgcacccatgtttttattccgaccttttggttccggagggagcgccgcgaagctatattctgtgttgacatctggtgactttttggtccatggtgaagtcagaagaaggaatatcatgaaggccggattggtggactgactaaaggaggttcgagtcaacgtgatgctgagggatctgcttggcgttccggttctgggcttgcagcagtggtatgcatgtgggggcggcagcacaggggaagttcggagtcttacctctcagggtgaaaactcaaggtctggccttaactgattGTGCCTGGcgatgttcttgttggaggcattgttttgagagtggggactatcttcagggagaaatcctaagacctttgatcgggtgacgacggcgctggtgcactgtttccttcttggaggcgtcgcttttggagagtctgtacttcaggtgttgtcacggtggtggttgtattgctcgttgctaggtctagaaggctatagcgggacttttatttcttagatttcttttctcttttttggctgtgtgcatccgtaccgccattagggtggggcgttgttgcagaggctgggtgtaattggtatcttttgatattaatatattccctttatcaaaaaaaatataaaagcaTCCTGTCCTTAGTCACCATCCTAGGGGTGATCGATCATCCTACTAGCATGCCAAGTTGTCAGTCTCGCTGTCGAATGGGGACAGCGCCGTGGCAGCTGAGTCTCCATTGTGTGGGGCACATCCCTGGCCTTTGATTCTCTGTCACATGGGACAACGCCGTGGTAGCCCATCCATTGCGTGGGTGCGGCGTCATGTTGCCCAAGGAGATAACATAAATGAATTCATTATTTATTAATCCAAAGAGGAATCTTCAAAAATAGGGTTAAGTTACTGGTTTTAGATCCCACCTCCATTCCACACCATTTGTTAATCATCCAACAGTTCACGATGAAACCTCTCAAATATTCACTGAATGGTGGTTCGATATATGTTACATTTTAAGTACAGCCCAACTAAGAGATAAATGAGCCATGTACCAAATGTTTGCTATGTCATTATATAAAACGTTTATCAGTGAGAATGTTGGGCTCGCAGGCCGAGGCCCGTCCCAACATAATATCTGCACCTAATATGATCCCTTTTTTTGGGTTTTTGGCCTTTTTTCTCTTATTGTTCTATCGTGATTTTCATAATGACCTTTTTCATTAGAATCCCTTGGTTCCGAGCATTGTGTGCTAAATAGCACAATCATAGTATTTGTCGCAGTTATTTGGTCGTTGCAACAAGAATAACTTAGTACACTATTTATCTCACATATTGGCAGTTAATTTTTATTATCCATGTACATAATAAATATCGGTACgagcttcacgggatcgtgcgccaaggcgcacatctaaatctagtatatgCATGAACCGTGTACCATTATCTCATATGTTCGACCAAGCACAGCGAAATAGCTCACTTCGATCTCTATATCTATAATGTTGTTGTGTAATACAATGGTTTATTGTATGTGTGCATTAACGTGTTTCAAATGGTGAGCCCTAGGCGTGGTTGCGggttctgccgcggcagcgtttttggGCATTTTCCTGCCGCGACAGAGTCAGGGTTCGCCATGTGGTCACGTttagcacgaaccggtgctaaatctCCACCCGCCCGGGCCCTCGACCGCTGCCACATGGTACCTCTTTAGTCGCAacacaaccggtgctaaagggggagcCTTTAGTGCCGATTGCTTTGCACCGGTGCAAAAGCCAGTTACAAACCGGTGCGATAGGCCTGGTTTCCATTAGTGTGTACCGGTAATATGTGTTGCAGTGTATTGACTATAATAATATGATAGCATAACGATTTTGTTGTTTGGATCACTAGCATCTTCCCTCCCTTGATTTAGTTCGTCTATTCATAGTTTTTTTTAACACGGTACAGACATATACACGCTCATACATACGTAcaaacactcacccctatgaacgtacaCATGCACACCTACCCAtatgagcaccttcgagagaATGTGTCTAAGAAACTGATCCGACGGGGACTATGCCACCACGAGCGCCTCGCTGTCGATGGAAACGTCGCCTCCTATATATTAAAAAAAATTCGCCTTTTAATAAGACACCAAAATGTCAAATCTTGGAATTGAACTTTGCTTGAATAGAGGTGCCACTGCTCTCTTAGTCATCTCTTAACCATCCAACCAGATGTTGGTTCTCTTCGTCTGTTTATAGTTGGGTGCACTTAGTTGTTGGTCTAGGACGAGTGGCCTCATGATTACAGAGGTTGGTAGATTAGATAGTAACACATTTCGATCGAGGAAAATCTAATTtattatactacctccatttaTAAAAGGATGTTCAAATTGTTAAAGTATGCATATATCTAAACGTATATTAGTGTGTAGATATATGTCAATTTAGTCAAAATTAAGttcgtggatggagggagtacatccaTTCtgcaatttatttttatttttaaatagtAGGCCCACATAGTCCGATTTGACTTAACAAAGCCCTTAACCAGCCATGATTACAGCACAACCCGAACACGAGATACACGGACGTGTTACCAGCTTACAATACAAGCACATATCATAGTAAACCGACACCCAAAACAACAAGAGCACGACTACCACAAAAAAAGATAAAACTCTAAGCCTTGAGTTTTTCGTCTCGAAAAAAATAAAGAGCGGAGGGTGTCGCAGGCGGACCATCACTGGAATCCCCACGAACCGACTACACACGTGCAGACGCCAGCCACATGTGACCATGAAAGGAGAAGCAAGAGAACAACAAGATCTCATAAGCAAAGCCTCCAGGAAGGGGAGCGACACCAAGGTGACGTCGTCGCTCAACCCATTAAGAGCCAAGATTTTTACCTAGATGTATCCGACCATGATGGGGGTAGAGCCGAGGCACAACGAATACACCCCCAAGGAGGATAATGGCGCCCAACAGCGTCACCGTCATTTGCTCCGGACAGATCGGCCATGGCTTTCGCCCGAGTCGTCGACTACAACCCCCACACCAAGCACTCCACGAGTGGGGACAACATCGACATTCGGGGGCACCCACCATGATACAACCACGTCACCGGAGAATCACTAAGAGATCAGCAAGCTGGGACCTTTTCCTCGCTGGAATGGTGACCAAGCGGGAGGCTAGTAGAGGTTGGAACATAGACGTCGTTCGGGCGGCGCTAGTGAGGCAGTCATGGGAGCAAAAAAGGGGGGAGGGGAGCCGAGGAAGCCCCTGCTCCGGTCCCGGCGGCAGCGAGTCACTCTAGATTGCGCCGACACAAACCCTTCTTTCCCAATTCCTCCCAAACCAATGCACATCAAAGACAACTGGGCCGCCAAACCTCACTAGAACCTACCAAATCGTCACCGCCGGTCCAAATCGACTGGACCAACCTCCCATTGGCCCCTAGATTAGACATCTTCGCGAGCGCAGCGGTGGCCGAGCCACATAGGCTAGATCCAAGTATGAGGGCAGTGACTAGAGCCTGTAACCAGCCTCTGaatccaccttcgatgtcccatgagccGCCATCGGTGTCCACGGCCAGGCCAGCCAGCAACCGCCCTCTGGGCACACACACCACATGACACACACCAACACACACACCACAAGCGAGGAGAAACCATGCCGCTGCAACCACCGGGTCGACGCAACCACGACCGCCTCCCCCAGCGTCGCCTCCACTTGCAAAAAGGCCGCCATGGAATAGCTCGCCGGATGCCACCACGCCAGGCCTCGCCCGACTTCCACAGATCTGCATTGCCGCCATGGAGGATGTCGCCCTGCACAGTCTTCATCCCGCCAGGTAATTGAAGGACCGCCGCcaccggcaccgcgcgggctttgcctggCGGTGCACGCCAGCGGCGAGCGGGGGTGGGGGAGGGGAGAGGATCGGTGGGGGCCGAGATCTAGGGTTCCATCCCCGGTCGCACGGGGCGACCAAGGAGCGGGTCTGAGCCGCTGGACTCTTTGCAGTCTTTCCAACACTAAAGTTACCATCTTCCGCAACTTATTTGCCATCACAGATCGAAAGACACATTCAGTTGATAGTTTGCGTTGCGTTTTAGAAGTTAACACAACTTGCTTGTTTTTCTTGTGCATCATTATTGCCTGAGGCACGAACTAATCACTTGACAATGGTGCCGTCTTGCTTGCGCACCTCAACCCTGAGCACGTGGTCCTCGCCGCTGCCCTCCGGGAGCGCATGGAAGAAGCAGGTGTCGCCGAGGCCAAGACCGTTGTCGACGCAGAACTGGTGCCACCCGTACCTGAGCGCCGAGCGTCTCCTCCCGCTTCTGACGAGCTTGGTATGCTTGAGGTTCACGGTCCACGACTTGCCGCGCATCTGCAGCACCACCCTCCTCCTCTCCGTGTATCCATGGGCCTTATGGAAATCTGCAGGCACGTGCTGCACGCGAGATGTTCATGGAATTAGCTACTCCATCCATAGCCAGCAACAAACTTGCAAAATACAACTGATGCTGAGGCATACACACGATCGACACGCTTCGCTTACACTCACCAGGTACTGATGCTGCTTCAGGCCGAAGTGGCACTCCTTCAGCATCACGATGAACTGCGATGACGCCGGGTCAACGGTGCCCACGTCCGCCGTGTCGCCGCCACCGTTACTGCTTTCACTGCCCATCGGGGCCGGCACTGGTGCCGGGGCCAGCGCCGGCGGCGAAGAGTTCCCTTCTGTTTTAGTTCAACCGCGCAAGACTGTAAATTCCAAGAGAAGATAAACCAAAGGGAACGCCGCGAGAGATCGAAGTGTACcggcgccgtcctcctcctcctcgtcctggtcGGGTGAGGGTTTCCCCTCCAAGACCCTGATGGTGATCAGGGCAACGCCGTCGTAGCGGAAGAAGAGGAGCTGGCCCAGCTCCAGGCCGTTGGTGCGAGCGAACTCCCGCCAGCCGCCAGCGAGGTACACGTCGCCGTACTCGTCGGCCACGACCTCCACGTCCCACGCGCGCCGCTCTCCGCCTGCCACCCGCAGCTTCACCTCCGGGAGCCCACGGCCCATGACCGTGCTCCCGAACTTGTCAGGCAGCACCTGTAGAACGACAGACACACGAATAGTCAGCTGTTGTATTGAAAGGATCTAGCATGTGCAACAAAACTGGTAGAGGTGAACTTTGCCCGTCATGTGAGAGTGAGATTACCAGTTTCTCCCAGGAGTGTCCGTATGACATGTACTTGCAGAACTCCAGATCGGCTTGGCCCGGCGCCTCCGGCGGCACCGATTTCCCGGTTTCTCTGCTTGGAAATTAGGTCGATGAGAGTACAAGGAAATGCTGAAGTGAACATCCCGCCTCGCTGCCTCCCTCTGGCCACCGCTCTAGGCTTACCTCTGAGAGCGCAGAGTCACCATGGTGGTGGACGAGGCCACCGGTTGGTCTCGCTGATCGatgtggggaggaggaggagagaatggGGCAAATTTTTAGGGGTGGAATGGGAGTTGGGAGGTGGAGGAGGTAAAGGAGAGTCTCTTTGCCTAGGCAACTGTTGTGTAGAGTGGCTTTGGAGCTCACATGCCTCCATGATCAACTGTATGCAGGACAAGACAATGCCTCGTGCTTTCTCATCCTCTGCGCGCCTGGGCACCTACAACTTCGTATATAGACTACGGTGTATCGTCAGGAACAAATGTTTTAGGGTATACCTATTCTGTGCCTGTGCGTGTGAAATGAAGACTGCTCTGGTCAGAAATTAATTCTGTTTAGTATACTGTACACGATAGTTGTGAGAACAAATAAAGGAAACGGTGCTCGTCATGATGGATGTAGTTCTGGTTGTGAGCAAGAGAAGTAGCTGAGAGCAGGTGGTGTTTCGGGCTCTGATTTCCTTTTCCTGCATCCTGCACTTACATTGTTGATAGGGTGGCTGTGGCTCTACACCTACTCCTGAATTGCACATTTCAGTCCTTCTTCTGGCCAGTTCTGCAAGGCCTTGAATTACCCCCATCAACCATGATGATGATTTTTCAATGTCTGGGCTGTTCTTGGTAGTACTACTAAGTATGTCTCactatgcatgcatacatgtttgTTCGATGCACGCTATTTGTATTCTGCGCTCAAGAAAATTATGAAACATGTCTCACGAAATACTTGAGATCTACTGCTCTGTTTAATAACCAAATAATTGATGATGAACGACAGGTTCACAACATGCTTGAGAAACGGCCATTATAAATTGTTTTTTGCTGAAGAAAAGAGACCATCGTAAAGCAGAAATGCTACCGAGCTCTTGAACTGGCTCGGCAGCACGCCCTTTCAAGATGTGGCATTCTTCAGGTATGTACTGCGTAAGAATATAATAATCAGAGAGTGTCGTCAGGGTATcctacaaaacaaatgaattgcaTTCTACGAGTTGAGATTCTAGAACAAACGTGGCAAAAGTATCCACCATATGATTGGTAAGCTTCGAGATATACTGATTATTACAGTTCATTATTTCACAGCATGCATTATGTTGGCTCTTGGTAAACATCATACAACTGGAAGTCAAAGGTTGTTTTGAAGAGACTAAGAGCTCTACGCAGAGTGGGAGGAGATCCATGTGCATGTAACCACTGACTTACCAACTCGGCTCAGTAGAGAGAAACCAAACACTCAGGTAAATGCAAAAGCAGGGAGATTAGAATACATGGACAAAAGTAGGGAAGAAATGCACAAAAAGAAGCCGGTGCCTTAGGCCTGCATGCTGCCCTGCCGACGACATGGGATGTCCATTAGTTTCCTGTTTAGACTCCCTGTAACCCACCTAGGAGGCTTGTAAAAAaccctatcttttcaatgaaatgagacACAAAGGTTCTTTGtgttttctccaaaaaaaaagcgGGTCAtcaaaagtaaaataaactaagagtGGCAATTATAGGGCAAGTTTGCTTGCTCGCGAAGTGGTTTCTCGTATCCACGGCCAAATTTGGGCAGTTTGGTTGGCCAAGGGAATTTGTGTGCGTGCATTGCACAGTTCTCAAAGCAGCCCAAAAATTGGCCCATGAGGCAGGTCTGATTCGGCCATTCGCGGTTGGATAGGCGCTGGAAAGCGCAAAGTGGTAAGCCGGTTGCACGCGCGGAGAAGAGCAGGAGACGGCGCGACACCTTGAGAATGCGCTCCATAAATTCGATAACCGCCCAGTCCCCCCTCTCACTCACCCTTTCGCACCTGCCCTCTCTTCTCCTCTTCCGTCTCTCTCCTCTCGGCGTCGGCGATTTCACTTCCGCCGGTATATCGAAGACCACCAATGCCATGATGGAATAGGAGGCAATCGGAGGCCTTTGCTGACAAGCATTCATTGATACCGATGCCGACGTGTTATCCCCTGGTTCAACCATTACTTACAGAGGTTCATCAATGGCAGTAAGTTCTCAATCCATTCCCAGAAAGTTTGAAATCCGTAGATATGTATGAGGGAGCTTACTTCTATGCCTATTCATTACATGCACGGTATATTTAAGTGGTAGGGTAAACTACCGGTCAATATACTCGATTATGGTCGATTATGCTCGTTTTTGTTCTTCTATTATGTCAGTGCTACTTAAATAGAAGCTATATATGTACATACATGTGGTTTATGGTTACATTTTGCCCGATTGGGCCAGATTTGGTTTAGAGGGTTAGATCAACGCAACATTTTTTTTTGCACAATTCACGGTTCCATGTAGTATGATGGCATATGATTACTTCGCATTTTGTCTCCAGAAGCTCAATAGGATGGATGAATACATTTTTGTTATGATTGGTCTTAAGAACACGATATCTAATATGAGGCAGCGCCGATGATTAATCTGCAACACGTGTAGGTGAATGGATGCTCTTGCCAAATCTAGTGGTCTAATCAAAGACACTTTTTTGTCCATGCCCTTGGTTCTGTAGGATAATCTCTTTTCCTCTGTATGTGCTATGTTATATGAGGGTACGTATTACGATGATATACGTCAGGCAATGGTGGATGATTGATTGTGTTACTTATGCTGATGAGTATAATCTACCACATTATGTGTCGTAGGATGgtatgttgaatcttgtgctttgtACAAACGTAGATGCTGTGCACTATACTTGGTTCACTAGCTCCAGCCATTTGTGTGCTACGTATTATATGAGGTTTTCGTGAATTATATTTTCAATTTTTTGGCAGATCATCTCTTAGCAGTTGATTAAGGtttgtgcttccatagaccccctAAATCTTACAATGGTGTAAACCCTCGAAGGGGTATCGTGGTATTGTTTAATCTCAGCCATCTCATCCCTATTCCCGAATAGGTATCGTTTAATCTCAGCAGTCCTTGTGTTTCATTCAGGAAAATGTTTAAGTtttgggggtctatggaagcatAATCCGTTAATTAATTAAAATGTGGCACCaacttcactagtaggaaaaacctcatctgtggcgcaccaaaaagtgtTTCTGTGGTGCATGCATGGGCAGTGCACCACCAAACTCACGCCGTTAAAAtggcaattctgtggcgcacggtccAATGAGCCACGGAAATGTAGGATTTTAGTGGCGCACTGgcgtccatgcgccacagaaatagggttTTAGTGGTGCATTGAGTAGAGATGCGCCACaaaaatgttggagatatgcccaagaggcaataataaaaagtTTATTATAATACATCTTTGTgtctatgataatgtttacataccatgctataattgtattaaccgaaacattgatacatgtgtgatatgtaaacaacaaagagtccctagtatgcctcttaactagcttgttgattaatggatgattagtttcataatcatgaacattggatgttattaataacaaggttatatcattgtatgaatgatgtaatggacacacccaattaagcatagcataagatcacgtcattaagttatttgctataagctttcgatacatagttacctagtccttatgaccatgagatcatgtaaatcacttataccggaaaggtactttgattacatcaaacgccactacgtaaatgggtggttataaaggtgggattaagtatccggaaagtatgagttgaggcatatggatcaacaagtgggatttgtccatcccgatgacggatagatatactcgggccctctcggtggaatgtcgtctaatgtcttgcaagcatatgaataagttcataagagaccacataccacggtacgagtaaagagtacttgtcaggagacaaggttgaacaaggtatagagtgataccaatgatcaaacctcggacaagtaaaatatcgcgtgacaaagagaattggtatcgtatgtgaatagtTCATtctatcactgaagtcatcgttgaatatgtgggagccattatggatctccagatcccgctattggttattggttggagagagtactcaaccatgtccgcatagttcacgaaccgtagggtgacacacttaaggtttgatgttgaaatggtagaacttgaatatggaatggagttcgaagatttgttcgaagtcccggatgagatcccggacatcacgaggagttccggaatggtccggagaataagattcatatataggaagtcattttatgagtttgaaaatgatccggtgcatttatggaaggtgctagaaggttctagaatattccggaagaaagtcactttggaaggcggagtcccgaagggactccaccaccatggctggccaaccctagggggtggtgtcccaggtggactccccctatggtggccggccaccccctcccaagggaaggtgggaatcccacctctagtgggagtcctagcttgggtaggtttcatgtgatatggaaggttttggtttggggtcttattcgaagacttgtagaccaactcttgggtgttccacctatataatgagggccaaggggagggggccggccaacctcaacaccacaaggtggccgcacccctcaagtggccggcgcccccctctccccaaaccctagccgcccactcctccttcttccccgcacgcttagcgaagctccgccgggattctccaccaccaccgacaccacgccgtcgtgctgccggattcaagaggagctactacttccgctgcccgctggaacggggaggtggacgtcgacttcatcaacaccgaacgtgtgaccgagtacggaggtgttgcccgttcgtggcgccgtgatcaa contains:
- the LOC124662688 gene encoding B3 domain-containing protein Os03g0212300-like — encoded protein: MVTLRSQRETGKSVPPEAPGQADLEFCKYMSYGHSWEKLVLPDKFGSTVMGRGLPEVKLRVAGGERRAWDVEVVADEYGDVYLAGGWREFARTNGLELGQLLFFRYDGVALITIRVLEGKPSPDQDEEEEDGAEGNSSPPALAPAPVPAPMGSESSNGGGDTADVGTVDPASSQFIVMLKECHFGLKQHQYLHVPADFHKAHGYTERRRVVLQMRGKSWTVNLKHTKLVRSGRRRSALRYGWHQFCVDNGLGLGDTCFFHALPEGSGEDHVLRVEVRKQDGTIVK